The following proteins come from a genomic window of Leopardus geoffroyi isolate Oge1 chromosome A3, O.geoffroyi_Oge1_pat1.0, whole genome shotgun sequence:
- the LOC123579779 gene encoding basic proline-rich protein-like — protein sequence MVLPWRPARAPILSEQGRRRSGRRPHGARKAREGSTLATASRRAETAPADGSATSPAPHPSGERGPPRHTHANGGQHAPTGPPTGGTRTRRGPAQTLPAHTCHTHAWAAGTPPPASLEGRSADPTPPSSAPPSSSRPTPPSARGRPGRGPPLNPATAPPKSFSQRLRLNRREMAAPPSARRQRPARCRGPSPHSPAHQGGPPRPPAQPAAGEGLRVAPTEPPLRSPPRPASRASAPHLRRPTESGKRLPNRRRLRAGPRPISAARRMPVGPRRPPGYPPPLWTSTAGRGRRDPGYQPNLRGGRGSDSLEEHTLWPADDRRGRAGGSPLTLAYCPCCLTLQAGHLLHPATPPEVTP from the exons ATGGTATTACCATGGAGGCCAGCGCGCGCTCCCATTTTATCCGAGCAGGGCAGGCGGCGCTCAGGAAGAAGGCCGCACGGGGCACGGAAGGCCAGGGAGGGGAGCACGTTGGCCACGGCTAGCCGGCGCGCGGAAACGGCACCCGCAGATGGGAGCGCTACCAGCCCAGCCCCGCACCCCAGCGGGGAGCGCGGACCACCCCGCCACACCCACGCCAACGGCGGCCAGCACGCCCCCACCGGCCCCCCGACAGGCGGCACGCGGACCCGGCGCGGCCCCGCCCAGACCCTCCCGGCCCACACCTGCCACACCCACGCCTGGGCTGCCGGCACGCCCCCACCGGCGTCCCTCGAGGGGCGCAGCGCGGACCCGACCCCGCCCAGCTCCGCCCCGCCCAGCTCCTCCCGGCCCACTCCGCCATCTGCGCGAGGCCGGCCCGGCCGGGGTCCGCCTCTCAATCCCGCCACCGCGCCGCCCAAGTCGTTTTCACAACGGCTCCGCCTCAACCGTCGGGAGATGGCCGCCCCCCCTTCCGCCCGCCGCCAGAGGCCGGCCCGGTGCCGCGGTCCTTCCCCACACAGCCCCGCCCATCAGGGTGGCCCGCCACGGCCCCCGGCTCAACCTGCGGCTGGAGAAGGCCTCCGCGTCGCGCCCACGGAGCCGCCGTTACGgtcgccgccccgccccgcgtcTCGTGCCTCAGCACCTCACCTCAGGAGGCCGACGGAGAGCGGGAAGCGTCTGCCCAATCGGCGCCGCCTGCGTGCGGGACCCCGTCCTATCAGCGCGGCACGCAG GATGCCGGTCGGCCCCAGGAGACCCCCTGGCTATCCACCACCACTCTGGACGTCGACGGCTGGACGGGGCCGCAGAGACCCGGGGTACCAGCCTAACCTGCGAGGGGGGCGAGGGTCCGACTCCCTGGAGGAACACACACTGTGGCCCGCGGACGACCGCAGAGGCAGAGCGGGCGGGTCCCCACTGACTCTCGCGTACTGCCCCTGCTGCTTGACTTTACAGGCCGGCCACCTGCTCCACCCGGCCACGCCCCCGGAGGTCACGCCCTGA
- the PPP1R3D gene encoding protein phosphatase 1 regulatory subunit 3D, with amino-acid sequence MSGGLGPATPVPGPRKPAPRSLSCLSDLDGGTAREPRPCRPPGSPGRAPPPPPEPSGCDPPLRPIILRRARSLPSSPERRQKAGGAPGAACRPGCSRQLRVRFADALGLELAQVKVFNAGEDPSVPLHVLSRLAINSDLCCSSQDLEFTLQCLVPDFPPPVEAADFGERLGRQLVCLERVTCSDLGISGTVRVRNVAFEKQVAVRYTFSDWRSAHEAVARWRGPAGAAGTEDVFAFGFPVPPFLLELGSRVHFALRYRVAGAEYWDNNHGRDYSLTCRNHALHMPRGECEESWIHFI; translated from the coding sequence ATGTCCGGAGGTCTCGGCCCGGCGACGCCGGTCCCGGGGCCCCGGAAGCCCGCCCCGCGGAGCCTCAGCTGCCTCTCAGACCTGGACGGCGGCACGGCCCGGGAGCCACGGCCCTGCAGGCCCCCCGGGAGCCCGGgccgcgcgccgccgccgcctccggaGCCGTCCGGCTGCGATCCCCCGCTTCGACCCATCATCCTGCGGCGGGCGCGCTCGCTGCCCAGCTCGCCCGAGCGCCGCCAGAAGGCCGGGGGCGCGCCGGGAGCCGCCTGCCGGCCGGGCTGCAGCCGGCAGCTCCGCGTGCGCTTCGCCGACGCGCTGGGCCTGGAGCTGGCGCAGGTCAAGGTGTTCAACGCGGGCGAAGACCCGTCGGTGCCGCTGCACGTGCTGTCGCGCCTCGCCATCAACTCGGACCTGTGCTGCAGCAGCCAGGACCTGGAGTTCACCCTGCAGTGCCTGGTGCCCGACTTCCCGCCGCCCGTCGAGGCCGCGGACTTCGGCGAGCGCCTGGGGCGGCAGCTCGTCTGTCTGGAGCGCGTCACCTGCTCGGACCTGGGCATCAGCGGCACGGTGCGCGTGCGCAACGTGGCCTTCGAGAAGCAGGTGGCGGTGCGCTACACCTTCTCAGACTGGCGCAGCGCGCACGAGGCGGTGGCCAGGTGGCGCGGGCCCGCGGGCGCAGCGGGCACAGAGGATGTCTTCGCCTTCGGCTTCCCGgtgcctcccttccttctggaGCTCGGCTCGCGCGTGCACTTCGCGCTCCGCTACCGAGTGGCCGGCGCCGAGTACTGGGACAACAACCACGGCCGAGACTACAGCCTCACGTGCCGCAACCACGCGCTGCACATGCCTCGCGGGGAGTGCGAAGAGAGCTGGATCCACTTCATCTGA
- the FAM217B gene encoding protein FAM217B, translated as MNAGPSWNKAQRSKNSSGKRQSKSQAPQVSPHLPVDRLRESVSPEGKPKRSPLDPRCRGASGNELFLDLQCMKIMKEGADEDEDSASDLSDSERVPVPPSALAPPELHLRAEEIDAADPDPDPDPRGTQTPYRYADFLPAPFSSWDLRDLAVPPGAEPRPAAQGGAAGLLARYIDRLLQLEWLQMQTVQGEKGKGAKARPPTAPGMAGALKSPGRSKLVVSAPARPHQEGAPKSGASRRRDLHLEEARPSYYAFDTPRKAVHVARSGGPSSQKPALEGRTEEQKKKWTKSPRPQRRDLPCSDSGPRADSGGGGASAQAVTTPDSCGAPRAQAHGNLKKKGSASTCSQATTSSEKKFKTNGVKQSTYRFK; from the coding sequence ATGAATGCTGGCCCATCTTGGAATAAAGCACAACGTTCAAAAAACTCTTCAGGAAAAAGGCAGAGTAaatcccaggcaccccaggtgtcCCCCCATCTGCCTGTGGACAGACTCAGAGAAAGCGTTTCCCCGGAAGGCAAACCCAAAAGGAGCCCCCTGGACCCCAGGTGTCGGGGCGCCTCGGGGAACGAGCTGTTTCTCGACCTTCAGTGCATGAAAATCATGAAGGAGGGCGCAGACGAGGACGAGGACAGCGCCAGCGACTTGTCGGACTCGGAGAGAGTCCCGGTGCCACCTTCCGCGCTCGCGCCCCCGGAGCTGCACCTGCGAGCGGAGGAGATCGATGCCGCCGACCCGGACCCGGACCCGGACCCGCGGGGCACGCAGACCCCCTACCGCTACGCGGACTTCCTCCCGGCCCCGTTCAGCTCCTGGGACCTCCGCGACCTGGCCGTGCCACCGGGCGCCGAGCCCAGGCCAGCGGCTCAGGGTGGCGCGGCGGGGCTGCTCGCCAGGTACATCGACAGGCTGCTCCAGCTCGAGTGGCTGCAGATGCAGACCGTGCAgggtgagaaggggaagggcGCCAAGGCCAGGCCTCCCACCGCCCCCGGCATGGCGGGGGCTCTGAAAAGCCCAGGCAGAAGCAAGCTGGTGGTCAGCGCTCCAGCCAGGCCTCACCAAGAGGGGGCTCCCAAGTCAGGCGCTTCCCGAAGGAGAGACCTGCACCTCGAGGAAGCCCGTCCATCCTATTACGCCTTTGACACCCCCCGCAAAGCTGTCCACGTGGCGCGGAGCGGCGGACCAAGTTCGCAGAAGCCAGCCTTGGAGGGCAGGACGGAGGAGCAGAAGAAGAAATGGACTAAGAGCCCCAGGCCGCAGCGCCGGGACCTGCCCTGCAGTGACAGCGGCCCCCGCGCGGACAGCGGCGGTGGCGGTGCTTCGGCGCAGGCGGTGACCACCCCGGACTCCTGCGGGGCCCCCAGAGCGCAAGCTCACGGGAACCTGAAGAAGAAGGGCAGTGCCAGCACCTGCTCTCAGGCCACCACATCCAGTGAGAAGAAATTCAAAACCAATGGAGTAAAGCAAAGCACATACAGATTcaaataa